ATGGCGGCCGCGGTGCTGGTTCTGGGTTGGGGCAGCGCGCGGGGCTGGCGGCGTGGCGCGGCGGTGCTGTCCGTGCCGTTGTGCTTGCTCAGCGCGGCGCTGGTGCTCAACCTGTGGGTGGGCTACTTCCCCACCGTCCAGTCCGCGTGGAGCCAGCTGACGTCCGGTCCGCTGCCCGACCAGACCGATCAGGCGACCGTTACCGCGATGGCCGCCAAGGGAACCCGGCCCCCGCACGGCACCGTTGTGCCCGTCGCGATCCCCTCGGACGGGTCGCACTTCAAACACCGCGGCGAGCTCGTCTACCTGCCGCCCGAGTGGTTCGCCACGTCCCCACCGCCGCCGCTGCCGACCGTGATGATGATCGGCGGGCAGTTCAACACCCCGGCGGACTGGACGCGGGCGGGCAACGCGGTCAAGACGATCGATGACTTCGCGGCCGCGCACGGCGGCAAGGCGCCGGTGTTCGTGTTCGTGGACTCCGGCGGCGCCTTCAACAACGACACCGAATGCGTCAACGGGGTCCGGGGCAACGCGGCCGACCATCTCACCAAAGACGTCGTGCCCTACATGGTTTCGGCGTTCGGCGTCAGCCCGTTCCGGTCCAACTGGGGCGTGGCGGGCTGGTCTATGGGCGGGACCTGCGCCGTGGACTTGACCGTCATGCATCCCGACATGTTCAGCGCGTTCGTCGATGTCGCCGGCGACTTCTTCCCCAACGCCGGCAACAAGGCCCAGACCATCGCCCGGCTGTTCGGCGGAAACGCCGACGCCTGGGCGGCTTTCGATCCGTCGACGGTGATCAATCGGCACGGGGCGTACCGCGACGTGGCCGGCTGGTTCGCGATTTCCTCGGACGGTCCGCCGGCGGCGCGCCGGGACATCCAGCTGACCGACACCGGCGCCATCCGGGTGGCCGGGCGCGAGGCGGCCGCCAACCCCGCCAATCAGACCGCGGCCGCCTATTCGCTGTGCGCGCTCGGCCGCGCCAACGGCATCGACTGCGCCGTCGTTCCGCAGCCCGGCCGACACGATTGGCCGTTCGCGGACCGGGTGTTCGCGACGGCGCTGCCCTGGCTGGCCGGCGCGCTGGGTACGCCGGGTATTTCGCGCACGCCGCTGCCGGCACCCTCCGCGCCGGGCGCCGGTGCCCCGGTCGTCGTCCCGGCCGAACGTTCCCGCACCGCGATGCGGTAGCGGGTGTTATCCGTTGCGCGCGTTCGGCGTGCGGTCTTCGCGCGGCACTGCCACCCGTGGAGTGCGTGGACCCGGTGGGCGAGCACGCCGTTGATTCTCGTCCCGCCATGGACGCGGAAACGGAGCCACGCGGTGTGGATTGCGCTGTGGCTGGCCGTGAACCCGTTCGTTTTCGGCAAGCCCGCGCATCACCGCGCCTGGTCGACCCGGGCGATGCTGGGCGAGGAGCTGTGGATCAGCCGTCGCCCCCGCGATGCGGCGACGGTGGTCAGCGGGGCGACGTCGGCCGCCGCGTTGGGCGCGGTGCTCGCCGCCCGTCGCCATCGGTTGCGGCCGGCGCTGAGCGCGGTCGCCGTGCAGATGGCGCTGACGCTGGTGTACTGGCACCAGATGGTCCGGTATCTCGAACGGCAGTCGCGATAGCCTCGTGGGACCTCCCGGCGACCTACAGCCCTCGAGCGAACGAAAACGCCGGAATCGATACGCAAATACGGTAATCCGATATTTACATATGGAGATGCGGTGCGGGTGTATTGTCCGGCCGTGGGATCCACCCGGCTGTTTCCGTACGACCCGCCCCCTCCGACAGAACCCTCGGCCAAGGAGCGGATTCGCGACGCCGCGCTGAGCTGCTTTGCTGTTCGCGGCATCGCCGCAACGACGCTGCGCGCGATCGCAGAGGCCGCGGAGGTTTCGATTGGGCTGGTGCAGCACCACTTTCGCACCAAGGAAGCGCTCACTGCTGCCGTCAATCAGTACGTGCTGCAGGTGGTTGGCGACGCGTTGGAACCGACGGCGCTTCCCGAGGCGCCCTCCGACGGGCTCGACGAGGCCGGTCGCCGGCTGACTTCCTTGATGGCCGCACGACCCGATCTCATGACCTACCTCGGGCGCGCGCTCGCAGAGGGCGGCGCCTTCGGATCCGTCATCTTCACCGGGCTTTTGGGCATCAGCGCGGGCCAGCGCGAGGAGTTCTCCCGGTGGGGCAGGCCTCATCCTGACCTCGATCCCGATTGGGCCGCCCTCAACCCGCTGATCCTGCGCGTCGGTGCGATCATTCTGCATCCGTACATCGAGCTATATCTGCGGGAGTCCTTCTTTACCGAACCGCAATTGCGACGTTGGGATGCAGCCGTCACCAACCTCATCCGGCATGGCCAATTCCTCGACGAAGCGGCACCCCGCGAATCAAGTCGTCACCAAGTGTGAGATCGCCGACAGCCGCGAGGTTGCGCGACGGAAAGCGGGTCAAACCCGGTCGGGCTCGCCGCCTGGGTGCTATACACGAAGCACCATGGATGAGTCCGCCGTATCCGCTTACTCCGCGCAGATTCTCAACGCCGATGCGCCTGACGGCGATGCGGCGTTGCGGCGACTCCAGGCCGACCCCGGCGTAGAATTTATCGACCGGCTCGACGCACAGGTCGCCTGCCTGAGAAGCCTTCGGCCCGGCCCGCGCCCTGACCTCCTCGCGGAGCCTGGGCGATGGGCCTACTACCCCTGGAGGCGCGCCGTCGTGGCCGTCCTGGGCCCGCGCGGCTACCGCGCGGTTCGTCTGGACCGCAACCGCAACAACATCACTCCGACGGAACAGGATCGGTTGGGCGCACTCCGGATCGGCGTGGCCGGGCTTAGCGTCGGGCATGTCATCGCGCACACCCTTGCCGCCCAGGGATTGTGTGGCCGCCTTCGGCTGGCCGACTTTGATCAGCTTGAGCTATCAAACCTGAATCGGGTGCCGGCCAGCGTGTTCGACCTCGGCGTCAACAAAGCTCGTGTGGCAGCGCGCCGGATCGCCGAACTCGACCCGTATCTCCCGGTCGAGGTGTTTGACGCCGGGCTCAGCTTCGCTACCGTCGACACGTTCCTCGAGGGACTCGACATCGTGATCGAAGAATGCGATTCGCTGGACATGAAGGCGGTGTTGCGGGAAGGCGCCCGCGCTCGCCGTATTCCAGTTTTGATGGCTACCAGTGACCGCGGTCTGATCGATGTGGAGCGCTTCGACCAAGAACCGCAGCGCCCAATTCTGCATGGTCTACTCGGCGACCTGGACGTCGGGCTGCTGCCCGGCATGAGCAGCCGCGACAAGGTGCCCCACATCCTGCGTCACCTTGAGGCCGAACGGCTTTCACCGCGCACGGCCGCCTCACTGCTAGAGATCGACCGCACGGTGTCGACCTGGCCGCAGGTGGCTTCCGACGTCATACTGGGCGCGTCTGCCTTGGCCGAGGGCGTGCGCAGGATCGGGCTCGGCGAGGCGTTGTGTTCGGGCCGCACTCGCATCGATATCGGCTGGGCGCTCGACCAACTTGATGAACCCGACATGGCTCGGGGCCAGCCCGTGCCGGTAGACGATCGCCAAGCGCCGGAACTACCCGGGATGCCCGGAGTCATCGCCACGGCGGCGATCCGCGCGCCGTCGGGAGGAAACGTCCAGCCGTGGTGCATCCATGCCGCACCGGCGGAGATCACAATCGACATTGCCGCACAACACACTTCGACAATGGACGTCGGGTTTCGGGGAAGCGCCGTCGCCGTCGGAGCCGCCCTGATGAACGCTAGAATCGCCGCGGCCTCTCACCACGTGCTGGGACAGGTCAGCCTCGCGCACGACGCCAACGGATCGCCGTTGCGCGCCACCCTGAAGTTGAGCGACGGCACCGACCCCGGCCTCGCTGACCTATATCAACCGATGCTCGAACGCGAAACCAACCGGCACCACGGAAGCCCCCAACCGATCGACACCGTCGCCATCGAGGCGCTAGTCAATGCCGCACAGCGGGAAGGCGCGCAGCTCCACCTTCTCACTGAAAGAGGCGACATCTCCCGTGCGGCAACACTTCTGGCCGCTTCCGACCGTACCCGGTACCTAACACCGCAGTTACACAAAGAGATGGTCTCGGAACTGCGCTGGCCCGGCGATGCGGACCCCGACACCGGCATCGACGTACGCAGCCTCGAACTCGGCGCTGGCGATCTGGCGATGCTCGACATCCTGCGCCGCGCCGACGTCATGACCCGCCTGGCCGAATGGGATGCCGGCAGCGCGCTCGGCGAAGACACTTACGACCGAATATCGGCCAGTTCCGCACTGGCCGTGATCACCGTGCCCGGACGCGATCTTTGCGACTACGCCCAGGGAGGAGCGGCCGTCGAGCTGGTCTGGATCATCGCCCAGCGGCACGGGCTCTCGGTCCAGCCGGTCTCGCCTGTCTTCCTGTACGCCCGCGACCGGACCGAATTTGACGAGCTGTCATCCGAGTTCGCCGATGAACTCAGCCTATTGCAGCGCGAGTTCCAAGCATTAGCTGGCATACCGTCCGAGCAATCGCCGGTGCTGGTACTCCGGTTCGCCGTCGGGCCGCCCACATCGGTACCGAGCCGCCGCAGTCTTGATCGTGCCCGGGTGTTCAGTTGAGCGTTTCGTTGCTGGACCACCGAGGGACGCCGAATCCGTTTCGCACACGGATTCGTGACGTCGCACGCGAAATCGCCACCGCACACCTGATGCAGCTACGGTAACGGTAATGTCGGGTACGGACTATCTCGTTACCGCTGCGGCCGCACAGCTGATGGCGGCCACCGCGGCGGACGCCGCCGCGATCA
The sequence above is drawn from the Mycobacterium marseillense genome and encodes:
- a CDS encoding DUF6653 family protein; the encoded protein is MLSVARVRRAVFARHCHPWSAWTRWASTPLILVPPWTRKRSHAVWIALWLAVNPFVFGKPAHHRAWSTRAMLGEELWISRRPRDAATVVSGATSAAALGAVLAARRHRLRPALSAVAVQMALTLVYWHQMVRYLERQSR
- a CDS encoding Rv1355c family protein produces the protein MDESAVSAYSAQILNADAPDGDAALRRLQADPGVEFIDRLDAQVACLRSLRPGPRPDLLAEPGRWAYYPWRRAVVAVLGPRGYRAVRLDRNRNNITPTEQDRLGALRIGVAGLSVGHVIAHTLAAQGLCGRLRLADFDQLELSNLNRVPASVFDLGVNKARVAARRIAELDPYLPVEVFDAGLSFATVDTFLEGLDIVIEECDSLDMKAVLREGARARRIPVLMATSDRGLIDVERFDQEPQRPILHGLLGDLDVGLLPGMSSRDKVPHILRHLEAERLSPRTAASLLEIDRTVSTWPQVASDVILGASALAEGVRRIGLGEALCSGRTRIDIGWALDQLDEPDMARGQPVPVDDRQAPELPGMPGVIATAAIRAPSGGNVQPWCIHAAPAEITIDIAAQHTSTMDVGFRGSAVAVGAALMNARIAAASHHVLGQVSLAHDANGSPLRATLKLSDGTDPGLADLYQPMLERETNRHHGSPQPIDTVAIEALVNAAQREGAQLHLLTERGDISRAATLLAASDRTRYLTPQLHKEMVSELRWPGDADPDTGIDVRSLELGAGDLAMLDILRRADVMTRLAEWDAGSALGEDTYDRISASSALAVITVPGRDLCDYAQGGAAVELVWIIAQRHGLSVQPVSPVFLYARDRTEFDELSSEFADELSLLQREFQALAGIPSEQSPVLVLRFAVGPPTSVPSRRSLDRARVFS
- a CDS encoding TetR/AcrR family transcriptional regulator — encoded protein: MGSTRLFPYDPPPPTEPSAKERIRDAALSCFAVRGIAATTLRAIAEAAEVSIGLVQHHFRTKEALTAAVNQYVLQVVGDALEPTALPEAPSDGLDEAGRRLTSLMAARPDLMTYLGRALAEGGAFGSVIFTGLLGISAGQREEFSRWGRPHPDLDPDWAALNPLILRVGAIILHPYIELYLRESFFTEPQLRRWDAAVTNLIRHGQFLDEAAPRESSRHQV
- a CDS encoding alpha/beta hydrolase; translation: MTHVTASTNGAPAQFLAFSHTSLMHGWVPTTIQVLAAVVLTVAVGWRSRRWRTGRMPAAALCGAAVAYLTRWYIVDHGLSEEPAPTALWVWIALTGMAAAVLVLGWGSARGWRRGAAVLSVPLCLLSAALVLNLWVGYFPTVQSAWSQLTSGPLPDQTDQATVTAMAAKGTRPPHGTVVPVAIPSDGSHFKHRGELVYLPPEWFATSPPPPLPTVMMIGGQFNTPADWTRAGNAVKTIDDFAAAHGGKAPVFVFVDSGGAFNNDTECVNGVRGNAADHLTKDVVPYMVSAFGVSPFRSNWGVAGWSMGGTCAVDLTVMHPDMFSAFVDVAGDFFPNAGNKAQTIARLFGGNADAWAAFDPSTVINRHGAYRDVAGWFAISSDGPPAARRDIQLTDTGAIRVAGREAAANPANQTAAAYSLCALGRANGIDCAVVPQPGRHDWPFADRVFATALPWLAGALGTPGISRTPLPAPSAPGAGAPVVVPAERSRTAMR